From a single Porites lutea chromosome 10, jaPorLute2.1, whole genome shotgun sequence genomic region:
- the LOC140950969 gene encoding uncharacterized protein isoform X1: protein MACTVPSCASTKESTNYARLCRLLVDVGTQALRDRFDSIHSPAGLHGILTSPPAYDTLKALRKKRILNPSQWGKLYPTIPSGLSTAKFDITLLMLLLRNICGLTPPATGWNDLPPVTDTSIEANLARVKYYRNNVYAHASQASTDDATFNSCWQDISNALIGLGADASVISKLKTENMDPDMEEYYQDLLREWKKDDDSIKEKIDAGVEVILKKMKKDDESTKDNLGQIKVEMKAIRETLDTLKPGIGRENKDEGGFDPTNLTDSIRQLYISGKGWLAPLPWCEDFRFHLDNIFTRFKMVSRKKETGTKTVKKVDMYDIFKPHEECSQPRKVLIEGTPGIGKTTYCHKLAYDWALKSEEAKDLFQKFQSLLLLNCREMKCADLFDEIVDQLLPRDGNEKERKEFLIKSVLRDNGFGILLVLDGLDELPTSKLQAMKEIIQGPIFSKCHIVATAQQEVGKRVRDCFDTCLEIDGFTEDDTQKFVVRYFCGNMEEKAQMLLEALRREKELRHLAENPLNTALFCLLFEDIQDIFPESRGQLYMELVRYVLRTYEKKKGSSETSEDLIEVYRSELKRLGSVALKSLLQGNIFLDGNEIFIRNSASESPAFEFLSVQFGKSKLGCNFFHQSFHELFAGFYLCCQILDDEFEPRSIVDDTKYFHELKHVLLFICSILAAQCEAKVLALFEGITTKVNKGDPHDFMVALECLKECKRDHSELYLKLAHAVGASLCLQTVNFQFLLDEANNPSLVQVLLEVVKTNSTLAELNLSGNYLGDAGCAALIERIHTQCKLTVMNLSGNDIGHAGCAKVAQSIGNNLVLTNLNLSNNKIGDDGCVALAESIRTNSTFKVLNLSHNEIGKKGSEALADLIQNNSTLKELNLSRNKINDDDGAALTEVTTKNSTLSLMDLSYNAISHQKAVQLNRIQEIYIKLDGYNDDDAKVGVKSCGDNYNFDKAVVSIVSDGGDSEDDDHYNDYVYDFDERFDDDDNDDDGSSNEDDDNYEYTDYDHDFSPDNDDVDESFLDDDDNNNSNDDDDIYDYTDYDNDISPDNDDIDESFVNDDNDDDDDSNDDNENYDYPDYDQDISPDDDDDYNEENSDEADDYVW from the exons ATGGCTTGCACTGTACCTTCATGCGCATCCACCAAGGAATCGACAAATTATGCACGTCTGTGTCGTCTTCTGGTGGATGTGGGAACCCAGGCGTTAAGAGACAGGTTCGACAGCATTCACTCGCCAGCAGGACTACATGGAATTCTGACAAGTCCTCCAGCATACGATACGCTAAAGGCACTTAGGAAGAAACGAATCCTCAATCCTTCGCAATGGGGGAAACTTTATCCCACAATTCCTTCAGGGTTATCAACAGCAAAATTTGATATAACGCTTCTGATGTTGCTGCTAAGGAACATTTGTGGCTTGACTCCTCCAGCCACTGGTTGGAATGACCTCCCACCTGTTACAGATACGAGTATTGAAGCCAACCTTGCTAGAGTGAAGTATTATAGAAACAATGTCTATGCACATGCCAGCCAAGCTTCTACGGACGACGCCACATTTAATTCCTGTTGGCAAGATATAAGTAACGCACTGATAGGACTTGGTGCAGATGCATCTGTTATTAGTAAGCTTAAAACTGAGAACATGGATCCAGACATGGAAGAATACTATCAAGATTTATTGAGGGAGTGGAAGAAGGACGATGATAGcatcaaggaaaaaattgaCGCGGGGGTCGAAG TGatactgaaaaaaatgaaaaaagacgATGAGAGCACAAAAG acaatcttggacagatTAAAGTTGAAATGAAGGCCATAAGGGAAACCTTAGATACTTTAAAACCAGGAATAGGAAGAGAAAACAAGGATGAAG GTGGTTTTGACCCAACCAATTTAACTGACAGCATTCGCCAACTCTATATTAGTGGTAAAGGATGGCTTGCCCCTCTTCCTTGGTGCGAGGATTTTCGATTCCATCTTGATAACATCTTCACACGGTTCAAGATGGTaagcagaaagaaagaaaccgGAACAAAGACAGTAAAGAAAGTGGACATGTATGATATCTTTAAACCCCACGAAGAATGCTCACAGCCGAGGAAAGTGTTGATTGAGGGGACGCCTGGTATAGGTAAGACCACATACTGCCACAAGCTTGCCTACGACTGGGCTTTGAAAAGTGAAGAAGCAAAGGATTTGTTTCAAAAGTTTCAATCATTATTACTGCTGAACTGTCGGGAGATGAAGTGTGCCGACCTTTTTGATGAAATCGTCGATCAGCTTCTTCCTCGAGATGGTAAcgaaaaagagagaaaggagTTCCTTATAAAGTCAGTTCTTCGCGACAATGGGTTTGGAATTTTGCTTGTACTTGATGGACTAGATGAGTTACCAACCAGCAAATTACAAGCCATGAAGGAAATCATTCAAGGaccaattttttcaaaatgtcaTATTGTAGCAACCGCACAGCAGGAGGTTGGCAAAAGAGTGCGGGATTGCTTCGACACCTGCTTAGAGATCGACGGGTTTACAGAAGACGACACCCAAAAGTTCGTAGTCAGGTACTTCTGCGGAAACATGGAGGAAAAGGCCCAAATGCTTTTGGAGGCACTGCGACGTGAGAAAGAGCTACGACACCTAGCTGAGAATCCTTTAAACACAGCActcttttgtcttcttttcgAGGACATCCAGGATATTTTCCCAGAAAGTAGAGGTCAACTGTACATGGAACTGGTACGCTATGTTTTACGAACATATGAAAAGAAGAAGGGATCATCAGAAACCAGTGAAGACCTCATTGAAGTCTACAGGTCCGAGTTAAAGCGTCTTGGCTCAGTTGCTTTGAAAAGCTTGCTCCAAGGCAACATTTTCTTAGACGGCAATGAAATTTTCATTAGGAATTCTGCGAGCGAATCACCTGCGTTTGAGTTCCTCTCAGTTCAGTTCGGAAAGTCAAAACTGGGCTGCAACTTTTTTCACCAAAGTTTCCACGAACTTTTCGCAGGATTTTACCTGTGTTGCCAAATTCTCGACGATGAATTTGAACCAAGAAGCATAGTTGACGACACCAAGTATTTCCACGAGCTGAAACATGTACTTTTGTTTATATGCAGCATATTAGCGGCGCAGTGTGAGGCCAAAGTACTGGCTCTTTTTGAAGGTATAACAACTAAAGTTAACAAAGGAGATCCCCATGATTTTATGGTAGCTCTAGAATGTCTTAAGGAATGCAAAAGAGACCATTCAGAACTGTACTTAAAACTTGCTCACGCTGTTGGCGCGTCCCTTTGTCTTCAGACTGTAAACTTTCAATTTCTGTTAGATGAGGCAAATAATCCTTCACTGGTACAGGTACTACTTGAAGTAGTTAAAACGAATTCAACGCTTGCCGAGTTGAATTTGTCTGGCAACTATCTTGGCGATGCGGGCTGTGCTGCATTGATCGAAAGAATTCACACCCAATGTAAACTTACAGTAATGAATTTGTCTGGAAATGACATTGGACATGCCGGTTGTGCTAAAGTGGCTCAGTCAATTGGGAACAATTTAGTGCTTACAAATTTAAACTTGTCTAACAACAAAATTGGCGATGATGGCTGTGTTGCACTGGCCGAAAGTATAAGAACAAATTCCACGTTTAAAGTACTCAATCTGTCTCACAATGAAATTGGCAAAAAAGGCAGTGAGGCACTGGCTGATCTtattcaaaacaactcaacACTTAAAGAACTGAATTTGTCCAGGAATAAAATTAATGACGACGATGGTGCTGCTCTCACCGAAGTGACTACGAAGAATTCAACGCTTTCCTTGATGGATTTGTCTTACAATGCCATAAGCCATCAAAAAGCTGTTCAGCTTAATCGAATTCAAGAAATCTACATTAAACTTGATGGTTACAATGACGATGATGCTAAAGTGGGCGTCAAAAGCTGTGGTGATAATTACAATTTTGATAAAGCCGTTGTTAGCATAGTAAGTGATGGTGGAGATAGTGAAGATGATGACCATTATAACGATTACGTCTACGATTTTGACGAGAgatttgatgatgatgacaatgatgatgatggtagtAGTAATGAGGATGATGACAACTATGAGTACACTGATTATGACCATGATTTTTCGCCTGACAATGATGATGTCGATGAATCATttcttgatgatgatgataataataatagtaatgacgatgatgacatCTATGACTACACTGATTATGACAATGATATTTCGCCTGACAATGATGATATCGATGAGTCATTTgttaatgatgataatgatgatgatgatgatagtaatGACGATAATGAAAACTATGACTACCCTGATTATGACCAGGATATTTCGCCTGACGATGATGACGACTATAACGAGGAGAATAGCGATGAGGCTGATGATTATGTTTGGTGA
- the LOC140950969 gene encoding uncharacterized protein isoform X2, producing MACTVPSCASTKESTNYARLCRLLVDVGTQALRDRFDSIHSPAGLHGILTSPPAYDTLKALRKKRILNPSQWGKLYPTIPSGLSTAKFDITLLMLLLRNICGLTPPATGWNDLPPVTDTSIEANLARVKYYRNNVYAHASQASTDDATFNSCWQDISNALIGLGADASVISKLKTENMDPDMEEYYQDLLREWKKDDDSIKEKIDAGVEVILKKMKKDDESTKGGFDPTNLTDSIRQLYISGKGWLAPLPWCEDFRFHLDNIFTRFKMVSRKKETGTKTVKKVDMYDIFKPHEECSQPRKVLIEGTPGIGKTTYCHKLAYDWALKSEEAKDLFQKFQSLLLLNCREMKCADLFDEIVDQLLPRDGNEKERKEFLIKSVLRDNGFGILLVLDGLDELPTSKLQAMKEIIQGPIFSKCHIVATAQQEVGKRVRDCFDTCLEIDGFTEDDTQKFVVRYFCGNMEEKAQMLLEALRREKELRHLAENPLNTALFCLLFEDIQDIFPESRGQLYMELVRYVLRTYEKKKGSSETSEDLIEVYRSELKRLGSVALKSLLQGNIFLDGNEIFIRNSASESPAFEFLSVQFGKSKLGCNFFHQSFHELFAGFYLCCQILDDEFEPRSIVDDTKYFHELKHVLLFICSILAAQCEAKVLALFEGITTKVNKGDPHDFMVALECLKECKRDHSELYLKLAHAVGASLCLQTVNFQFLLDEANNPSLVQVLLEVVKTNSTLAELNLSGNYLGDAGCAALIERIHTQCKLTVMNLSGNDIGHAGCAKVAQSIGNNLVLTNLNLSNNKIGDDGCVALAESIRTNSTFKVLNLSHNEIGKKGSEALADLIQNNSTLKELNLSRNKINDDDGAALTEVTTKNSTLSLMDLSYNAISHQKAVQLNRIQEIYIKLDGYNDDDAKVGVKSCGDNYNFDKAVVSIVSDGGDSEDDDHYNDYVYDFDERFDDDDNDDDGSSNEDDDNYEYTDYDHDFSPDNDDVDESFLDDDDNNNSNDDDDIYDYTDYDNDISPDNDDIDESFVNDDNDDDDDSNDDNENYDYPDYDQDISPDDDDDYNEENSDEADDYVW from the exons ATGGCTTGCACTGTACCTTCATGCGCATCCACCAAGGAATCGACAAATTATGCACGTCTGTGTCGTCTTCTGGTGGATGTGGGAACCCAGGCGTTAAGAGACAGGTTCGACAGCATTCACTCGCCAGCAGGACTACATGGAATTCTGACAAGTCCTCCAGCATACGATACGCTAAAGGCACTTAGGAAGAAACGAATCCTCAATCCTTCGCAATGGGGGAAACTTTATCCCACAATTCCTTCAGGGTTATCAACAGCAAAATTTGATATAACGCTTCTGATGTTGCTGCTAAGGAACATTTGTGGCTTGACTCCTCCAGCCACTGGTTGGAATGACCTCCCACCTGTTACAGATACGAGTATTGAAGCCAACCTTGCTAGAGTGAAGTATTATAGAAACAATGTCTATGCACATGCCAGCCAAGCTTCTACGGACGACGCCACATTTAATTCCTGTTGGCAAGATATAAGTAACGCACTGATAGGACTTGGTGCAGATGCATCTGTTATTAGTAAGCTTAAAACTGAGAACATGGATCCAGACATGGAAGAATACTATCAAGATTTATTGAGGGAGTGGAAGAAGGACGATGATAGcatcaaggaaaaaattgaCGCGGGGGTCGAAG TGatactgaaaaaaatgaaaaaagacgATGAGAGCACAAAAG GTGGTTTTGACCCAACCAATTTAACTGACAGCATTCGCCAACTCTATATTAGTGGTAAAGGATGGCTTGCCCCTCTTCCTTGGTGCGAGGATTTTCGATTCCATCTTGATAACATCTTCACACGGTTCAAGATGGTaagcagaaagaaagaaaccgGAACAAAGACAGTAAAGAAAGTGGACATGTATGATATCTTTAAACCCCACGAAGAATGCTCACAGCCGAGGAAAGTGTTGATTGAGGGGACGCCTGGTATAGGTAAGACCACATACTGCCACAAGCTTGCCTACGACTGGGCTTTGAAAAGTGAAGAAGCAAAGGATTTGTTTCAAAAGTTTCAATCATTATTACTGCTGAACTGTCGGGAGATGAAGTGTGCCGACCTTTTTGATGAAATCGTCGATCAGCTTCTTCCTCGAGATGGTAAcgaaaaagagagaaaggagTTCCTTATAAAGTCAGTTCTTCGCGACAATGGGTTTGGAATTTTGCTTGTACTTGATGGACTAGATGAGTTACCAACCAGCAAATTACAAGCCATGAAGGAAATCATTCAAGGaccaattttttcaaaatgtcaTATTGTAGCAACCGCACAGCAGGAGGTTGGCAAAAGAGTGCGGGATTGCTTCGACACCTGCTTAGAGATCGACGGGTTTACAGAAGACGACACCCAAAAGTTCGTAGTCAGGTACTTCTGCGGAAACATGGAGGAAAAGGCCCAAATGCTTTTGGAGGCACTGCGACGTGAGAAAGAGCTACGACACCTAGCTGAGAATCCTTTAAACACAGCActcttttgtcttcttttcgAGGACATCCAGGATATTTTCCCAGAAAGTAGAGGTCAACTGTACATGGAACTGGTACGCTATGTTTTACGAACATATGAAAAGAAGAAGGGATCATCAGAAACCAGTGAAGACCTCATTGAAGTCTACAGGTCCGAGTTAAAGCGTCTTGGCTCAGTTGCTTTGAAAAGCTTGCTCCAAGGCAACATTTTCTTAGACGGCAATGAAATTTTCATTAGGAATTCTGCGAGCGAATCACCTGCGTTTGAGTTCCTCTCAGTTCAGTTCGGAAAGTCAAAACTGGGCTGCAACTTTTTTCACCAAAGTTTCCACGAACTTTTCGCAGGATTTTACCTGTGTTGCCAAATTCTCGACGATGAATTTGAACCAAGAAGCATAGTTGACGACACCAAGTATTTCCACGAGCTGAAACATGTACTTTTGTTTATATGCAGCATATTAGCGGCGCAGTGTGAGGCCAAAGTACTGGCTCTTTTTGAAGGTATAACAACTAAAGTTAACAAAGGAGATCCCCATGATTTTATGGTAGCTCTAGAATGTCTTAAGGAATGCAAAAGAGACCATTCAGAACTGTACTTAAAACTTGCTCACGCTGTTGGCGCGTCCCTTTGTCTTCAGACTGTAAACTTTCAATTTCTGTTAGATGAGGCAAATAATCCTTCACTGGTACAGGTACTACTTGAAGTAGTTAAAACGAATTCAACGCTTGCCGAGTTGAATTTGTCTGGCAACTATCTTGGCGATGCGGGCTGTGCTGCATTGATCGAAAGAATTCACACCCAATGTAAACTTACAGTAATGAATTTGTCTGGAAATGACATTGGACATGCCGGTTGTGCTAAAGTGGCTCAGTCAATTGGGAACAATTTAGTGCTTACAAATTTAAACTTGTCTAACAACAAAATTGGCGATGATGGCTGTGTTGCACTGGCCGAAAGTATAAGAACAAATTCCACGTTTAAAGTACTCAATCTGTCTCACAATGAAATTGGCAAAAAAGGCAGTGAGGCACTGGCTGATCTtattcaaaacaactcaacACTTAAAGAACTGAATTTGTCCAGGAATAAAATTAATGACGACGATGGTGCTGCTCTCACCGAAGTGACTACGAAGAATTCAACGCTTTCCTTGATGGATTTGTCTTACAATGCCATAAGCCATCAAAAAGCTGTTCAGCTTAATCGAATTCAAGAAATCTACATTAAACTTGATGGTTACAATGACGATGATGCTAAAGTGGGCGTCAAAAGCTGTGGTGATAATTACAATTTTGATAAAGCCGTTGTTAGCATAGTAAGTGATGGTGGAGATAGTGAAGATGATGACCATTATAACGATTACGTCTACGATTTTGACGAGAgatttgatgatgatgacaatgatgatgatggtagtAGTAATGAGGATGATGACAACTATGAGTACACTGATTATGACCATGATTTTTCGCCTGACAATGATGATGTCGATGAATCATttcttgatgatgatgataataataatagtaatgacgatgatgacatCTATGACTACACTGATTATGACAATGATATTTCGCCTGACAATGATGATATCGATGAGTCATTTgttaatgatgataatgatgatgatgatgatagtaatGACGATAATGAAAACTATGACTACCCTGATTATGACCAGGATATTTCGCCTGACGATGATGACGACTATAACGAGGAGAATAGCGATGAGGCTGATGATTATGTTTGGTGA
- the LOC140949681 gene encoding uncharacterized protein, with translation NHDGKLENDPIEFVQTKFIRWLLGVNKFCSSNACRSEVGRFPMRTKTKCRAIKYWLKFCEPEHQNKLSGIAFTDQIGQDKKELWSSKLKRLLNLAGLGDIWSAKTNTPAIMNYIRQRLLDIEQQTWISEIHNDERKDPHQKNKLRTFKKFKLTHDYENYLTNVRNTNHRVAITKLRLSNHKLAIETGRYVKPYQPPDQRICPLCKTGLEDEEHFLMNCIAYRDPRRELFNTLKKETNLILDSVTPSSAFTTLINDLRHGTGYVFLEKCGRNTHTAVRKEYGS, from the exons aATCACGACGGAAAGCTAGAAAATGATCCAAttgagtttgttcaaacaaagttTATAAGGTGGCTATTGGGAGTTAACAAATTCTGTAGCTCAAATGCGTGCAGATCGGAGGTAGGCCGTTTCCCAATGCGAACGAAGACAAAATGCAGAGCCATTAAatattggctgaaattttgtgagCCGGAGCACCAAAATAAACTCTCTGGAATAGcatttacagaccaaattggtcaagataaaaaggaactttggtcaagcaaattaaaacgaCTATTAAATCTCGCAGGTCTTGGCGACATATGGTCAGCGAAAACTAACACTCCCGCAATCATGAACTATATACGACAGAGACTCTTAGACATAGAACAGCAAACATGGATTAGCGAAATACACAATGATGAACGAAAGGACccgcatcaaaaaaacaaactgagaacttttaagaaatttaaacttacccatgactacgaaaattacctcacaaatgtaagaaacaccaatcatagagtagcaatcacaaagctaagattaagcaaccacaaactagcaattgaaactggacgatacgttaaaccctatcaaccaccagaccaaagaatctgtccattatgtaaaactggattagaagacgaggagcattttttgatgaattgcatagcctatagggatcctaggagagagttgttcaatacgctaaaaaaggaaactaatcttattcttgactctgtgactccaagctctgcctttacaacgttgataa ACGATTTGAGGCATGGAACAGGTTACGTTTTCTTAGAAAAGTGCGGGAGAAATACCCACACtgctgttcgtaaagagtaTGGGTcatag
- the LOC140950142 gene encoding uncharacterized protein, which translates to MISLFGHLFWTVCLSSILSLLCLFGNRVNEKAHSFYETLQMRYVPAQDIKEHSELMLFLAHVQGEPIGLSAGVLSVINKSFFLTLVGIIASYFAVLLTLPY; encoded by the exons ATGATTTCGCTTTTCGGTCATCTGTTTTGGACTGTTTGTTTGTCAAGCATACTCTCACTCCTATGCTTGTTTGGAAATCGAGTGAACGAGAAG GCTCACAGTTTCTACGAAACCTTACAAATGCGCTACGTTCCTGCTCAGGACATCAAAGAACACTCGGAA ttgaTGCTGTTCCTTGCGCATGTCCAGGGAGAACCAATTGGTTTATCTGCAGGAGTTTTGTCGGTGATCAACAAGTCGTTCTTCCTTACG CTTGTTGGAATAATCGCGTCGTATTTTGCCGTGCTGTTAACTTTACCTTACTGA